Proteins co-encoded in one Marinitoga sp. 38H-ov genomic window:
- the metG gene encoding methionine--tRNA ligase codes for MKKFYITTPIYYVNAEPHIGSSYTTIVGDIIARYKRMRGYDVFYLTGTDEHGQKILQAAKAKGVSPQELCDELSGKFKSLWKDLKITNDYFVRTTDEQHMKTVQFFVQKMLENGDIYKGKYEGWYCVPCETYWTNDEIEEKEGKKICPSCSREVNWVEEENYFFRLSKYNEPLKKFFEENPDFLEPEFRKNEMLKILESGLKDLSITRTTFDWGIPMPNDPKHVIYVWVDALINYISALGYPENMELFNKYWPADVHLIGKEINRFHSLIWPAMLMSVGLSLPKKVFAHGWLTVNGEKISKSLGNAIDPRILVDAYGNDVIRYYLMRDIVFGKDGDFSEDNLITRYNSDLVNDLSNLVHRTLSMVNKYFDGIIPAPGEKDEVDNQLFDLINNTIKSYEEYMDKYQFTHALESLWELVRFTNKYIDLTEPWLLGKDEAKKSRLSTVMYNLMDSIRIISLLISPIMPDTAIEILKKLDIDVENYINNENIKIGLLESGKKVIIGEPVFKRIDVKTWKKVIIMKNKEEIKMEDNKKEEIKQENAENVLIDIDYFKNVDLRVAKILEAEKVKKSKKLIKLQLDLGELGQRQIVAGIANFYEPENLIGKKIIVVANLKPAKLMGIESYGMLLAAKINDKLVLLTTDNDIEPGAKIS; via the coding sequence ATGAAAAAATTTTATATTACTACTCCTATATATTACGTAAACGCTGAGCCTCATATTGGTTCAAGTTATACAACAATTGTCGGAGATATTATAGCAAGGTATAAAAGAATGAGAGGTTATGATGTATTTTATTTAACAGGTACAGATGAACATGGGCAAAAAATACTACAAGCAGCTAAAGCAAAAGGGGTTTCTCCTCAAGAATTATGTGATGAATTATCAGGTAAATTCAAATCATTGTGGAAAGACCTAAAAATAACCAATGATTATTTTGTTAGGACTACAGATGAACAACATATGAAAACTGTTCAATTCTTTGTACAAAAAATGTTGGAAAATGGAGATATATATAAGGGAAAATATGAAGGTTGGTATTGTGTTCCTTGTGAAACATATTGGACAAATGATGAAATAGAAGAAAAAGAAGGCAAAAAAATTTGTCCGTCCTGTTCTAGAGAGGTAAATTGGGTTGAAGAAGAAAATTATTTCTTTAGACTTTCAAAATATAATGAGCCATTAAAGAAATTTTTTGAAGAAAATCCTGACTTTTTAGAGCCCGAATTTAGAAAAAATGAAATGTTAAAAATATTAGAAAGTGGATTAAAAGATCTAAGTATTACCAGAACTACATTTGATTGGGGAATTCCTATGCCAAATGATCCAAAACATGTTATATATGTTTGGGTTGACGCATTGATTAATTACATTAGTGCACTAGGTTATCCAGAAAATATGGAACTTTTTAACAAATATTGGCCAGCCGATGTTCATTTAATTGGAAAAGAAATAAATAGATTTCATTCATTAATTTGGCCAGCCATGTTAATGTCTGTTGGACTTTCATTACCTAAAAAAGTTTTTGCCCACGGGTGGTTAACTGTAAACGGTGAAAAAATTTCAAAATCATTAGGAAATGCTATTGATCCAAGAATTTTAGTTGATGCCTATGGAAACGATGTAATTAGATATTATTTAATGAGAGATATTGTTTTTGGAAAAGATGGTGATTTTTCTGAAGATAATTTAATTACCAGATACAATTCCGACCTAGTAAATGATTTAAGTAATTTAGTTCACAGAACATTATCTATGGTTAATAAATACTTTGATGGAATTATTCCAGCACCTGGAGAAAAAGATGAAGTTGATAATCAATTATTTGATTTGATTAATAATACAATCAAATCATATGAAGAATATATGGATAAATATCAATTCACTCATGCTTTAGAAAGCTTATGGGAATTAGTTAGATTTACAAATAAATATATTGACTTAACAGAACCATGGTTGTTGGGTAAAGATGAAGCAAAAAAATCTCGTTTGTCTACTGTTATGTATAATTTAATGGATTCAATTAGAATTATATCATTATTAATATCTCCTATTATGCCAGATACCGCAATAGAAATATTAAAGAAATTAGATATTGATGTAGAAAACTATATTAACAATGAAAATATTAAAATAGGTTTATTAGAAAGTGGTAAAAAAGTTATTATTGGAGAACCTGTTTTTAAAAGAATTGATGTAAAAACTTGGAAAAAAGTTATTATTATGAAAAATAAGGAGGAAATAAAAATGGAAGATAATAAGAAAGAAGAAATAAAACAAGAAAATGCTGAAAATGTTTTAATTGACATAGATTACTTTAAAAACGTTGATTTAAGAGTTGCAAAAATATTAGAAGCTGAAAAAGTTAAAAAATCTAAAAAATTAATCAAATTACAGTTAGATTTGGGAGAATTAGGCCAAAGACAAATAGTAGCTGGTATAGCTAATTTTTATGAACCTGAAAATCTTATAGGTAAGAAAATAATTGTTGTTGCTAATTTAAAACCAGCTAAATTAATGGGAATTGAATCATACGGAATGTTATTAGCAGCCAAAATAAATGATAAATTGGTACTATTAACTACAGATAATGATATTGAACCGGGAGCTAAAATTTCTTAA